In Hahella sp. HNIBRBA332, the genomic window CAGCAGTCCTGCAAGCAGGTAGCTGCCTGTAACGCCTACCACCACAGCGGCTATTTCCCTGATATAGCGCGGATTACCTGCTATCCATCCCCCTAGAATAAACAAGGGCCAGCCAAGCCAAACGCCATTCACAAGAAAAGCAATCAAGGGCGTTATCGGGTTAGAGATCAAATACGCAAAATAGTACTTGTGGGCCCCGTGTCCTTCATCCGCAAGCTTATAGTCGCTCATTGCCGCTCCCTGGTTTTGTTCCGGTCATTGTCGCCGGCCAGTCGGCCTTTCTCAGGAGCGGGAACCTCCCGGACTCTGTCTCGCTGGATTTGTAACAAACGCTGGCGAGAAACTCCGCCATATTTTGTTTGACCAGTTCCATAAAATTGGTGTCTTTGGTGTCGCTGGGACCTTTTTGCGAGGAAAGCTCTACGGAAACCTGAAGCAGATGCTCGCTTGTCAGCGGAAGCAGGTAGAAAAGTCGCCGATAGGCGCCTGGAATACGCACCTCATAGTGAAACCACGTCAGCCCGTTAGCCTCTTTTTCCATCAGATCGTCCATGGTTATGGGGTACTGAAGCTGCTGTCCCGAATACACCTTGCCCGCTTCAAAGCGTATTACCTTATGCATAGATTTTTTCGGTAAATAGACAGTCGCATACAGTTCCCGCCAGTCGTCCTCACACGCTTTTAATAGCCACCGCTTCAGCGACCCAGCGCTACGAAAGTCAGTGTCGCTATTCATACAGGGCAACCGACATAGTTCCATCTCCAGCAGGGCCTCTCCCACTACTCCCTCATGGTCGCAATAGCCCCACCCGGCATAAACAATGGATAACCTTCTGACCGGAACATCGTCTAGCCTCGTCAGTAAAGTCTCTTTATAAAGATCCGCTTGCTTGGAAATAAAGTACGATTTTCGCTGCTCACCCCAAGAGGTCGTCTGAGAGGCCGAGCTTACTGGCAGCGAAAAGCTTAGTGTGCTCCGAGACAGCAGGATTTCACGCACTGGAGCAGACTTGAAATCCGGCCCCGAGAGACTCGATCTGGACCCTAAAGGCAGGACTGATTCGCCTTGCTGGAGTGCGCCTTTTCGCCGTGCGCGGTTAAACCACTTCATCCGCCCTCCTGTCCGCAATATGGACGTCCGTTCTGGCGTAAGGAGAGTATATGACCCGAATTTCGCGCATCAGATTTCGAATATCGAGAGGGATGACATCGTCAACGTTCAGGTTGGGACTGAAATAGTCAGGTGTTTTGTCGTCGAGATAAAAAGTAAGGGTGACAACATGGCTGGGAGTCACCGCCGCGTGGGCGACCACGTGGCCATGGTCATGAGGTCTATAGGCTTCATATATCAGCCAGGGAACGCCATTGATCAAACAAGTAAGCAGTTCCTCCGGTTGTCGAGGACGTCGCCAAAGTCGCAAGTCTTCGACAATATTTTTTCCTTCCAACTCATTCCCATAAACAGCCTTGATCAATTTACCAAAGGCTTTTACCGAATCTTTATGGCTATCCCGCCCCCCTAGCCCCAATTCTTCGAGGCGTTCGGCAACGATCTGTTTATCTTTCTCCCTAAACGACTTCTGTACGGAGGTTAACACCCACTCAGCCAACTGCTCGATGTCGCGTAAATCCAAACCATCACTGTCTTGCGCCCACACCAACTTGGCGAACACACGCAATTCCGCCACAGGATTCGCTTTCTTTGATGCGCCGGATAAATGATAGGGAAGGACGAACTTCAGGAGATCAATATACGGGAGCCGGTCCCACATCTCGTAACTCAACTCCTGATAGATATCGTACACACCACACAAGCCCAGAGAGATGTGACGAGCTTGCGCCGGGTAAGGAATGTTCAGCACGATGCCGGAAAGGTTGACCAAATAACGAGGCATCGCGGCGAAGTCATGTCGGACAATGGCGTTCTGAGCCGAATGCGGTGCAGCTGATGTGGACATGTACTCCCTTAACTTCGTGTGTCATCCATATAGAAACTGGATGTCGCCTTGGGCGGGCAGGAAATTTTGGGAGAAAAGTTTAAAGAATCGGGCAGTGAGATAAATAATCCATTCAGACTATTTCGCTCCCGCTACCCCTTGAAAGACACGCCCCCCAACGAGCTTAGCGTGCCGCCCCACGCAATATGGCGATCCAGCGCCATAAACGGAACATGTCCGCCAGGGTGTTGGCGACGTAGGTGAAAGACTCCGCTCTCAGTATGCGACGCACGGCGGCTTCCTGTCGGGGGGTAATGTATTCTCCGTCTACCAGGATCGGCAGCGCTTTGTTAAAGCTGGCGTCCCACTCCAGCGGTAATACGACCATCTGCGCCGCCACGGAAGCCAGCAATGCAATCAAGCCTGTGGCGATGGTTAGCAGCACCAGTTGCGGGACGTGCAGCACCGCCAGAATGACAGGGGAAAACATGAAAATAGTGAGCGCCAGTTTTTCCGCAGACTGGGCTGCCGGAGAGTATTTCGCTCGCAGCTTGGTGATGTTCTCGCCGCGAGCGTATTGGATGGCGTGCCCGACTTCATGGGCGGCGACAGCAACGGCCGTCAGGGATTTGCCACGGAATGTCTCAGGACTCAAACGAATGGTTTTTTCTTGTGTCGAGTAGTGGTCGCCGCCGGACTGCGCCATAACCACTCTGACGTCATCCAGTCCGAAGCGTTGGACCAGATGGGAAGCCAACTCGCCGCCGGTGCCCGGCATATCGGCGATATCAGCGGAATACTTTTTCTTTACATGGCGGACCCATAAGTGCGGACCAGCGATGACGATTGCTAATACGGATGCGATTATTATTATCAGGTGCATACTATTACGCTCTCACAAAAACCAAGCCTACCTTCACTACATCCCCACCGGTTATCCGATGCATTTCGTGCAGCAGTTTCTGCTTCGTCTGGGAGCCCTCCGAGCCAGACGAGATTCGGGCTGTCTTCGCCAAGCCGGCTTCCTGCCGCCTTCTTAGTAATAAATTCAACGCTGACGCTCTGCGCCGTCGTGATCGAAAGTTATTTCAATCGATCTTTTTATTCCTTAGACAGGGTTAGAGTGTAGCCTCAATACTCAGCTTAGGCAAAAAAGACTATACGCAAAGGAAGTATGGGCTAATCCACTCTTATTAACCCATAGCGTCAATCTGCCGTCAGAGGCCTCAATGAATATTTAGTCATCCTCTTCCGCCTCCTCCTCAGGCTGGGTTACCGGAAGCCAGATAGTGAATGTCGTCCCCTCTCCTGGCTTGCTGCTCACTTCCATACGTCCATGATGTTTCTGCACGATGCTGTATGACACCGACAGCCCCAATCCCGTTCCTTTACCTACGGGTTTAGTGGTGAAAAACGGTTCGAAGATACGATTGAGATTCTCCGTAGAGATGCCGGAACCGGAGTCGGATATCCGAATGAATACCATATCGTCCTGTAACCCTGTGGAGATTTTGATGACGCCCTGCTTTTCAATTGCATGCGCCGCATTCACGATCAGGTTCATGAACACCTGATTGATCTGGGACGCGATACATTGCACCCGGGGAATATCGCCATAGTCTTTTTGCACTTCGGCTTTAAACTTCACCTCGTTCCATACGACATTGAGCGTGCTGTCCATGCCATTATGCAGATCCGCCAACTGCCAGTCGGATTCGCCGACATGCGAAAAGCCCTTCAAGTCCTGCACAATGCGTTTGACTCGCTCGATCCCATCCTTGGATTCGTTGACCAGCGTAACCAGATCTTCTTTCAGATAATCGAAGTCATATTCTTCCTTGGCCTTGTTGACGGCGTCCCGAATCGCTGTGTCGCCCACCTTCTCAAACTGTTGTTCATAAACTTCAATGACCGCCAACAGATCATTCACCATATGCCCCAGAGACCCCATGTTGGAGTACACATAGCCGGTAGGGTTGTTGATCTCATGGGCCACGCCTGCCGCCAACTGCCCAATAGCCGCCATCTTTTCTGACTGCAGCAATTGATTCTGCGCCTCTTCCAGCTTGGCGATGAGTTTCTTCTGTTCCTGCTTTTCGTGTTCCAGACGGGCGGTCAGCTGCTCCAGTTGCAGGGTTTGTTCAGCCACCTCGGTGACGTCAGTGATCATGATCAATACGCCAGTGACTTCATCCTTTTCATCCGTTAAGGGGGAAAAGGTGGCGTTCTGATACATCACATCAAGCCCTCCTGTCATCGGACGGCTGGTAGGGAAACGAAAGATGTAGGGGCGTTTTTTCCAGTCGGTGAACGCCATGTTTTGAATGGTGTACACCGTGTCGATTTTTTTCTTGAACCAGCTTTGCGGCAGGTCGGGAAATACGTCAAAGATGCTTTTGTCGATCGCGTTCGCTTCGCCGCTGTTGATCTGCATGAATTCGTTCCAAAAACAGATCCGGCAGTCCTGATCCAGAATGACGATCCCCATGCTGATTTGCTGCAGCACATTCTCCAACAGCTTTTGTTCGAACGACATCCCCACTCCTTCCCGCAAGTCCTTTACTTACGCGCGTCTTTCGCCAAACGCGCGCCATGGGTCAAACGCCTTTGAGCAACTTATCCACTGCGGTGACGACAGTGGCGATGGATTCATTCGCAATACAGATCAGTAATTCACAGAAAAAGGCGTGCGCTTCAATTTTGAACTGGATTTCCACCAGCAGCGCTTCTGAATCCTGAGGCAGACGTTGGTTTTCGAGAGCTTCCGCCACGGTCTTTCCCTCCACCAACAGCCCGGGGGTGGAGAACGACGATTTACTGAAATTCAGCTGCTGGCTCAAGCCGGTAATGCAGGCTCCCACCAGAATATTGGTAACGTCGAGAATCAGCTCTTCCTTGATCCGTTGGGTGTCGCCTCCCTGGGAATACCCCATCAATTCGGCCAACTCATTGGCGCCGTTCATGCCGTAAAAGATCACCACCTCACCCCGCAATGGCCCCACAAAGGACTGCCGGGTGGCGATGATGGGCGTATCGCCGAGTCGCTTGATCAACTCCGGGTCGGACTGAGATTTGAGGGAGTAGAGCTTCGGCGCGGACAGGACAACAAAGGTTTCAATCAGGCGAGCAAGCCTGTTAGCGCCCTGCCCCATGGCGATATTGAATATTTCCTGCAGCGCGTCTAACTGGTCTTGAGTAAACATCTTTAAAGTAAACCGATATCGTGAATACGCTTTCTCAACAATTCCGTGGTGACGGGTTTACCGATAAAGCAGGCCGCTCCCAACGCCAGCACTCTCTGCTGCGCCTCGGGCTGAATATCGGCGCTGATGACGCAGACAATTGTGTTCGCTTCCGCTTCCTTCAGCTTTTTCAGCACGGTGTAACCGTCCATTTCCGGCATGGTTAAATCCAGAAACATAACATCAGCCTTACCGGCATAATAGGCGTCGAGCGCTTCTTTACCATTACGGGCGAAGGTGATTTCCACATCGCTAAGCTGCGGAGGCAGGGCGTTCATCACCATTTTCCGTGACAGTGACGAGTCGTCTGCAATAACAATATTCATTGTCATAGGCATTCTCCATTGCGGGCCGTACCGTTTAAGTATAGACAATGAAAAACAGCTGGTGCGGAATCGCCGCCAGCCAGAGACAATAAGTGCTGAAGTGGCTAAAAAGAGTTGGTATCGACGCCTTCGACGTAGGCCAGCAACTGAGGATAAAAGTCCATAAAGCAGACCTCCAGCGCCTGATAATGAAGCTCCACTTCCTCGCCTGAGCCATACATCGTGGTGCGCCGACTCAGTCTGGCGGCAATGTTGTCCAGCGATCGGTGTATATTCGACAGGTGCGCGTAGCCGTTCAGCCAATCATGCTCGCTCATATGGAGCACAGTCCGTTGCGCTCTTGGCGGCATCAGCTCGTATTCTTCCTGGAGTGACGCATAAACGCCGACAGCGAACTCTTCCAACGAGTCCGCATACCAGTCACGCCAACTCCGAGCCAGGAAATGATCAAAGGCCACATCCACAATAATTCCCGCGAAGCGGCGACGATAGGGAGAAATCAACGCCATGGCCTCTTTGACCAAAACATGATTATCCGTATATAAGTCGATGGCCCGATGCAGACGTATTCCAGTGGCCAGCGACGCTGGCAAATAATGCAGCTCCGCGCCCTTTACGAAATCGCCAAGAAAGGCGCCCGTGAATGATGTCGCGGAAACATCCGCCAAATGAAAGTGCGCCAGGAAATTCATAAGAAGCTAAATGAAGCTAAATAGAGAGGAACTGCGGTGAACAGGAAGCCCTCCCTGGCCTCCATTCGGTTAGCGATAACGGGCGATAATTTCGTCGATTTTACCTTCGCTACGCATCTTCGCCAGCGTTTCGTTAAGCAGGTCGACGTACTGTTGCGGCGTATCCACATTCAACGCCAGATACATCTCCGCCTGATTGAATACGTACGCGGGTTGCGGTGAGGGATATCCCGCCTGTTTCGCATAATAAGGGCCTGAATAAGGACCGGAGATCCACAAGTCAATGTACTTGCCGTACAGACGCTTGAGGTTAAGCGTATCATCATCAATCAGGCTGACGTTCACGCCTTTTTCAATCAGATACTCGCTGGCGATATCGCCTTTGTATCCGCCCACCCGGTACTTCTTCAGATCGTCAATGCTGGTGATGCTAACGGACTCATTGGGACGGCTGAACGCAACCCAGGAATCCTCCACCAGCGGCCCCACCCACTTGAACATGCTTTCGCGCTCTTCTGTGCGGGTGGTGGAGAATACGCCGCGATAAGCCTTGCGTTGCGCGTGCTCAAAGGCGTAATGCCAAGCGCGCAGCTTCATGTTGTAGGGCAGTTTGGCGCGTTCGAACAGCATTTTCACTATATCCGCAGAGACGCCGTATATCTGGTCGCCGGAGTGTTCGTACTCACTATTATTCATGCTCATGTTGTACGGCGGGTAGTTTTCCGTAACCAGAAGAAATGTCTCCACTTTTTCCGCCGCAGACGCGGAGCCCGCGCCCAAAAACAGCGCCAGCAATAGAGAATGGAAGGAATGTGCGATCAAAAATTTAAAGACCCGCATTTCGAACAGATGCTCCCCTTATTGGAAATAGTTTTGCTCAAACTAGTTTGGTTCTTGTTTGGAAGATTCGCCAGTATATCAGCTAATTAGCTTAGGAACGCGGAAATAGCGCTGACGCGCCGCATTTTCAGCGTTATGATTGTCGCCTGAAGAGACCGGAAACACCCGAATCCCCCTGACATGCAAAGACAGGGCGAAAATGAATTTAATCGTGTAAAATTAATTGGCCCAAAGTTGATAAGTACAGCCACATGGGCTATTTACGATAAAGGGAAAGCAGAGCAAACTACTCGGAAATAAAATGGATTTAAGGTGATGGACATGCCGACTCTGGTGCAAGCAATATTCGGAAGGGGACAAGCCAAACTCAAACGGCTGCTGAAGGACTATCCGCCTTATCAGGCCCCGCATTCACAGGAACCGTTTTCCTTAACGATTGAGCAAGCCTACGCCAATCTCAACTACCTGATCGCGGAAAAAGCCAACCGTCTGGTTATTTACGGCGAACTGCTACGCAAGTTCGGCCTGGACTTGGACGAAGGGCTGCACAACGCCTCTCCGGAAGCCTTCTTGCGCGATCTTCACGCCTGGGCCTACAAGCACTGGCCGGAAGTCTACGAGCCGCATCTGGCGCGTAAAGACATATGGTTGAACTCCAAACGGGACGGCGATCATATTGTTTTCTCCATGTTGATGGACACCGCTATCGCCTTGGGTGAAATCGTGGTGAAGCATCGCCCGCGCACTTATTGGGGCCTGGATCTAAGCAACAGCAGCTGGCGCCTGCGTTACGTCAGCTATCAGCGGCCGGTATTATTGGGCGTTCCCGATCCATACCAGAATAATGCGTTCATGGCGCTGGACTTCGAGAACACCGCCTTCTTCCATTATTCCAATATTCTGGCCACGCCGCAGCCGGCGCAGCCGTTGGGCGTCAAAGTACTGTACGCCCTGCGCGAAGAAGAAACCCTGACCCAGGATCCCGCTGGCTTGTTCGGCAGACGGGCGTAACCTGCGCCGTACGCCCGTAGCGTTGTGAGTTAGTCGCCGTTCAAGGGTTTCTTCAGGTCAATGACATACAGGGTGTTGGCGTCTACGCGCCCTGTAGACGGCAGTATTTTTTGCGCTACATCGCCATTCCGCTCAGCCACTGCGAAATCATCGTCATTGATCACCGCCACTCTGTTTGCCCCCATAATCCACAACCCTTCCAGCTTATCGTGCGGATAATTCATCTGCGCCAGCAAGTCGACCACCAGCGTCTTGCGCACGGGTTGCACGCCCGCCGCCGCAAGCTCGTCCCAGCTTAGCTCCTCCATCGCCTTACCATTGATTTGCATGCCGTTCTGCGCGTCAAAATCACCGCTGACGTCCGTCGCCCCACGCAGATCAATCTTATATAAACGCTTATATTTGGCTTTTTCTCCCGCGAATCCGCCGTCCCGCTCCACCATCAGAAACTCATTCTGGGAGATAGCGGCGATTTCTGAGTTGGACAGGTTGTCCGCTTCCTGGCGATACAGATACTGATGGGTCTCACCTGTGGCGATATCCAAGGTCAGAATGCGCGTCAGGGTTTTATTCTTCACCGCTTTTTTGGAGGGATTGAACAGCGTGGATTGCATAACGCCCACCAGACGTTGCTCATCCGGCGTAATCGCCAACCCTTCCATGCCACGATTAGGTCTTCGATTGGCGAACACTTTCGGCAGTTTACGCCCCCCCTTCCCTGTTCCGAACGGATTAATGCGCTCCAGCTCATAGCCCGCGGAAGAGTAATGCACGATATGGGGACCATATTCATCGCTCACCCAAAAGCCGCCATCCTTGAGCGCTGCGATACCCTCAGGATCAAGTCCGTAGGGATCGAAACCCAGTACGCGACCAGCGTAATCATAAGGCGTTTCCCCCGTCGCCCCCATGCCTTCAGGGTTGGGCAACCCCGTAATGGGCTCGCCACCGGGCGCATGCAAAGTCAGCATGCGTACGATACGCAGTTCGCCGTTGTCGAGGCGCTCCACTTCAGCGATGCGTGGCGAATATTCCGGCACAGGGAACTTCTTACCTTTCCCTTCCGTTCCCTCAAAGTCCACATTGGGACCGCGATCCGTCAAGACATAGAAGTGGTTGGGTTTCAGCGGATGCGCCGTCATGGCGGAGCCAAATCCGCCATTGCGCACTTCCACGCCATTATCCAGTTTCTTCATCACCGAGTAGGCGAGCGCGCCGACAAGTTCTTCTTGCGCTGACGCCGTGGCGACAAATGCGCTCAAACAGAGTGCATAGGCGCCCTTACTGAGAAATGTTCGCATAGTGATTCCTTAAAGAAGACGTTAAGCCCTCCTCTGATATCAACCCTGCATGACAAATTCATGAAAAATTATCATTTTTTGAACAACTCTCTGAAAAATAAGCAATAAACTCTCACGGTTTCACGGAAACATAAACTATAGTTAATGCGTGCGCGGAGGACATTCATTTTGCGTACGGCCGATCAGTACATCGTTAGTTAACTGGCGGCGATAACAACTAAAGATACCAATCTGCTTTTCAGGGACATCCAGGACTGTACACAATGCTTTGCTGTTTATTCGGCCGGGGCTTATTACGCGCCTTGCCCAGACATTCCTCATTACGCGGCGACGCTAAGTCGCCACTCTCCTGCTCTCCCGCGCCACGTGCGCGGCGCTTGGTCCTGGCCGTATGCGCGCCGGCGTTGCTACTCAGCGTCGCTGCATGCCGCCAGACGGAAGAAACCACAGACACAACGCCTGATAAGCCGAAAACCTCGCCGGGGAATACGCATGAGGTAGTTCATCTGGAACAAGGCTGGTCCAACGCTACTCGCGACCAGGCTCAGTTCGCCTCTTTCGGTTCTCGCATGATTCCCTACGACTGGCTTCTGCATTTGGAGCAGGCGGATAACGAAGCGCCTTTCCTGGCTGAGTCACATATGAATGAGCTGGGATTCCTGAGCGCGCCTGCGTCCGAGCACAACCCCGACGCGTTGCCTGTAGGCTTCGCCAAAGATGTGGACGCAAACGGGACCGCCTGGGCGGGATTGGGGTGCGCAGCCTGCCACACGGCGGAAGTGCGCTATCAAGGAAAGAGCATCCGCATTGACGGCGGCTCAGCGCTGATCAACTACAGCGGCCTGGAATTCGCCATTCGCGACAGCGTACAAGCAACGCTGGCGCAACCCGAGAAGTTCTCCCGCTTCGCAAAAGCGTTATCCGCTGAACCAGAAGCGCAACTCAAGGCGGCCCTCCAGCAACGCCTGGATTATTTCACCGAGCGCTTCGCCATGAACAGCACCGAGGTCCCCTACGGTCGCGGAAGGCTGGATGCGTTCGGACAGATCTTTAATGTGATCACCTCTGAAATCACTCATCAACCGGAAAACCGACGTTCTCCGGATGCGCCAGTCAGCTTTCCAGTTCTCTGGGGAGCCCCGCGCATGGACCTGGTGCAATGGAACGGCTCCGCCAGCAACGCCGCTCCAGGGCCTTTGGCGCAAAACGTTACTACCGCGCTGGCGGTGTATGGCTCCGCGACTGTAGACGGTCATAGCGAGCTTCCCGGTTATCCCAGCAGCGTCAACTTCAGCAACCTGGGCGATATTCAAAAGCGCAATGAGGCCCTGCGGGCGCCGAAGTGGCCCGAGTCGATTCTTGGCAAGTTGGATACACAGCAAGTGGAAAAAGGACGCAGCCTGTATGCGGAGCGTTGTCTGTCCTGCCATACGCTGACGGACCAGAACGCGCCTGACGCAAAGATCAACGTCGCCCTGACGCCGCTTGATGAAATCGGCACCGATCCTAAAATGGCCATAAATTTCCTTCGCGCCAGCGCACAA contains:
- a CDS encoding zinc metallopeptidase — its product is MHLIIIIASVLAIVIAGPHLWVRHVKKKYSADIADMPGTGGELASHLVQRFGLDDVRVVMAQSGGDHYSTQEKTIRLSPETFRGKSLTAVAVAAHEVGHAIQYARGENITKLRAKYSPAAQSAEKLALTIFMFSPVILAVLHVPQLVLLTIATGLIALLASVAAQMVVLPLEWDASFNKALPILVDGEYITPRQEAAVRRILRAESFTYVANTLADMFRLWRWIAILRGAAR
- a CDS encoding esterase-like activity of phytase family protein, whose protein sequence is MRTFLSKGAYALCLSAFVATASAQEELVGALAYSVMKKLDNGVEVRNGGFGSAMTAHPLKPNHFYVLTDRGPNVDFEGTEGKGKKFPVPEYSPRIAEVERLDNGELRIVRMLTLHAPGGEPITGLPNPEGMGATGETPYDYAGRVLGFDPYGLDPEGIAALKDGGFWVSDEYGPHIVHYSSAGYELERINPFGTGKGGRKLPKVFANRRPNRGMEGLAITPDEQRLVGVMQSTLFNPSKKAVKNKTLTRILTLDIATGETHQYLYRQEADNLSNSEIAAISQNEFLMVERDGGFAGEKAKYKRLYKIDLRGATDVSGDFDAQNGMQINGKAMEELSWDELAAAGVQPVRKTLVVDLLAQMNYPHDKLEGLWIMGANRVAVINDDDFAVAERNGDVAQKILPSTGRVDANTLYVIDLKKPLNGD
- a CDS encoding ATP-binding protein, producing MSFEQKLLENVLQQISMGIVILDQDCRICFWNEFMQINSGEANAIDKSIFDVFPDLPQSWFKKKIDTVYTIQNMAFTDWKKRPYIFRFPTSRPMTGGLDVMYQNATFSPLTDEKDEVTGVLIMITDVTEVAEQTLQLEQLTARLEHEKQEQKKLIAKLEEAQNQLLQSEKMAAIGQLAAGVAHEINNPTGYVYSNMGSLGHMVNDLLAVIEVYEQQFEKVGDTAIRDAVNKAKEEYDFDYLKEDLVTLVNESKDGIERVKRIVQDLKGFSHVGESDWQLADLHNGMDSTLNVVWNEVKFKAEVQKDYGDIPRVQCIASQINQVFMNLIVNAAHAIEKQGVIKISTGLQDDMVFIRISDSGSGISTENLNRIFEPFFTTKPVGKGTGLGLSVSYSIVQKHHGRMEVSSKPGEGTTFTIWLPVTQPEEEAEEDD
- a CDS encoding chemotaxis protein CheC; amino-acid sequence: MFTQDQLDALQEIFNIAMGQGANRLARLIETFVVLSAPKLYSLKSQSDPELIKRLGDTPIIATRQSFVGPLRGEVVIFYGMNGANELAELMGYSQGGDTQRIKEELILDVTNILVGACITGLSQQLNFSKSSFSTPGLLVEGKTVAEALENQRLPQDSEALLVEIQFKIEAHAFFCELLICIANESIATVVTAVDKLLKGV
- a CDS encoding di-heme-cytochrome C peroxidase, encoding MLCCLFGRGLLRALPRHSSLRGDAKSPLSCSPAPRARRLVLAVCAPALLLSVAACRQTEETTDTTPDKPKTSPGNTHEVVHLEQGWSNATRDQAQFASFGSRMIPYDWLLHLEQADNEAPFLAESHMNELGFLSAPASEHNPDALPVGFAKDVDANGTAWAGLGCAACHTAEVRYQGKSIRIDGGSALINYSGLEFAIRDSVQATLAQPEKFSRFAKALSAEPEAQLKAALQQRLDYFTERFAMNSTEVPYGRGRLDAFGQIFNVITSEITHQPENRRSPDAPVSFPVLWGAPRMDLVQWNGSASNAAPGPLAQNVTTALAVYGSATVDGHSELPGYPSSVNFSNLGDIQKRNEALRAPKWPESILGKLDTQQVEKGRSLYAERCLSCHTLTDQNAPDAKINVALTPLDEIGTDPKMAINFLRASAQSGPYQGRKLMVFGGAELGATEPSIKLVVHAAIGAIVRHPIAAALDVAEASHPSGKPSATAIPRYYKGRPLDGVWSSAPYLHNGSVPNLQSLLLPPEQRPQTFYVGDHEFDPVKVGLSTQQAPGATLFDTRLPGNSNAGHLFGVDLSDDDKLALLEYLKSL
- a CDS encoding ABC transporter substrate-binding protein, producing the protein MRVFKFLIAHSFHSLLLALFLGAGSASAAEKVETFLLVTENYPPYNMSMNNSEYEHSGDQIYGVSADIVKMLFERAKLPYNMKLRAWHYAFEHAQRKAYRGVFSTTRTEERESMFKWVGPLVEDSWVAFSRPNESVSITSIDDLKKYRVGGYKGDIASEYLIEKGVNVSLIDDDTLNLKRLYGKYIDLWISGPYSGPYYAKQAGYPSPQPAYVFNQAEMYLALNVDTPQQYVDLLNETLAKMRSEGKIDEIIARYR
- a CDS encoding response regulator, translating into MTMNIVIADDSSLSRKMVMNALPPQLSDVEITFARNGKEALDAYYAGKADVMFLDLTMPEMDGYTVLKKLKEAEANTIVCVISADIQPEAQQRVLALGAACFIGKPVTTELLRKRIHDIGLL